ACCAAGATCTCGCCCGACAGGCTCTCACCCGAAGCGCTACACGGCATCATCGAGGAGTTCGTGACCCGCGACGGAACCGACATGGTGGAGGGGGAGACGAAAGTCAGGGAGGTCCTGGACCTGCTCGAGCGCGGCGAGGTCGAGATTTGGTTCGACGAGACCAC
This is a stretch of genomic DNA from bacterium. It encodes these proteins:
- a CDS encoding YheU family protein, translating into MEQEPGTKISPDRLSPEALHGIIEEFVTRDGTDMVEGETKVREVLDLLERGEVEIWFDETTRTCNIVVVHE